Proteins from a genomic interval of Alkalispirochaeta americana:
- a CDS encoding methyl-accepting chemotaxis protein, which produces MTLLTISAFLVAAVSFGIALLLLVVGLRTRRIHRQELREIASFIRDNLIPDYGVISTAVTATGSLQEEAGKWTSDTATGQIRKHLEAMLLSNTSFFGVWVALKPGTLREVSHGHHCPYLYREGEDILEMQLPNIEEEHFFILPQKSGHLELLEPFEYDLKGEQVLMTTMATPIFREGEILGVCGVDIRLRTTRKIFPNLLDLPPSTPLVIDPQNPGSTNLTEIRQSVYAAESNMREMLSSLKELLSSRTQLETNVEKTRAVTEYIAEAVTAMIEATETQGTDTREAVSAVEQMSRSIESLSSQIQDQSTMVEEASAAIEEMVANILSLQKLLASNAERFSELDQRSKTGNTMMQEVVTIVQEISSDSIALNEANGIIAALASQTNLLAMNAAIEAAHAGEFGQGFSVVAGEIRKLAENSATQAKTISGRLKSVRSKIGHCVDTSGKAQETILRLDELIQEVRNREQEINGAMSEQAAGSTEVTKALHHMVTITDEVSGASREMNEGRARMVEAIQSIDASTRALQERTGGISRQAAVLEETVTTVETVVNEIARTMYINGVA; this is translated from the coding sequence ATGACTCTTTTGACAATATCCGCCTTTCTCGTTGCTGCGGTGTCCTTCGGGATTGCTCTGCTTCTCCTCGTTGTCGGCCTTCGCACCAGGCGGATTCACCGGCAGGAGCTCAGGGAAATCGCCTCCTTCATCCGGGACAATCTCATTCCCGATTACGGCGTGATCAGCACAGCCGTAACCGCAACCGGGAGTCTTCAGGAAGAAGCCGGAAAATGGACCAGCGATACCGCCACGGGGCAGATTCGAAAACACCTCGAGGCGATGCTCCTCTCGAACACCAGCTTTTTCGGAGTGTGGGTTGCCCTGAAACCGGGAACGCTCCGGGAAGTTTCCCACGGCCATCACTGTCCCTACCTCTACCGGGAGGGAGAAGATATCCTGGAGATGCAACTCCCCAACATCGAGGAAGAGCACTTTTTTATCCTTCCCCAAAAGAGCGGACACCTGGAATTACTGGAGCCCTTCGAGTACGACCTGAAGGGTGAGCAGGTGCTCATGACTACCATGGCTACCCCCATCTTCCGGGAGGGGGAAATCCTGGGGGTCTGCGGCGTGGATATACGTCTGCGCACCACCCGGAAGATCTTCCCCAACCTGCTGGATCTTCCTCCCAGCACGCCCCTGGTGATCGACCCCCAGAACCCGGGGTCCACAAATCTCACAGAAATCCGCCAGAGCGTCTACGCCGCCGAAAGCAATATGCGGGAAATGCTCTCCTCTCTCAAGGAGCTTCTCTCGTCCCGGACGCAGCTCGAGACGAACGTGGAAAAAACCCGAGCCGTCACAGAATACATCGCCGAGGCGGTGACGGCCATGATCGAGGCCACAGAAACCCAGGGAACCGATACCCGGGAAGCGGTAAGCGCCGTGGAGCAGATGAGCCGGTCCATCGAGTCTCTCTCTTCTCAGATCCAGGATCAGTCCACCATGGTAGAAGAGGCCTCGGCCGCCATAGAAGAAATGGTGGCCAACATCCTCTCCCTGCAAAAACTTCTTGCTTCCAACGCGGAGCGATTCTCCGAGCTGGACCAGCGATCCAAAACGGGGAACACCATGATGCAGGAGGTGGTTACCATCGTTCAGGAGATATCCAGCGACTCCATCGCTCTGAACGAGGCCAACGGGATCATCGCAGCTCTCGCCTCCCAGACAAACCTTCTGGCGATGAACGCCGCTATCGAGGCGGCCCACGCAGGAGAGTTCGGCCAGGGCTTCTCCGTGGTGGCCGGAGAGATCCGCAAGCTGGCCGAAAACTCTGCAACCCAGGCAAAAACCATTTCGGGCCGACTCAAATCGGTTCGCTCCAAGATCGGGCACTGCGTTGACACCAGCGGAAAGGCGCAAGAGACGATCCTCCGTCTGGACGAACTCATTCAGGAGGTGCGAAACCGGGAGCAGGAGATAAACGGAGCCATGAGCGAACAGGCAGCGGGCAGCACCGAGGTGACCAAGGCGTTGCACCACATGGTAACAATTACCGACGAAGTCTCGGGAGCCTCCCGGGAGATGAACGAGGGGCGGGCGCGCATGGTCGAGGCGATCCAGAGCATCGACGCCTCCACCCGGGCGCTCCAGGAACGGACCGGGGGAATTTCCCGGCAGGCAGCCGTCCTGGAAGAAACCGTTACCACCGTAGAAACCGTGGTCAACGAGATAGCCCGCACCATGTACATCAACGGCGTGGCCTGA
- a CDS encoding NAD(P)-dependent oxidoreductase: MNHMKEIGWIGTGIMGASMARRLLQTGHRLMVYSRTRAKAGELLREGAVWCDSPREVARRSECVFSIVGYPSDVEEVVLGEEGTLAGARDRIDAGEEAPVLVDMTTSRPTLAREIAELATRQGIAALDAPVSGGDVGAREGTLAIMVGGERAAFDRVSPLFAVLGKNIRWMGPAGAGQHTKAINQTLIASTMIGTVEGLLYAERAGLDLKEVIGVVGSGAAASWSVNNLGMRIASGDMAPGFMIRHFVKDLGIALEEARRLGIALPGLALANQFYQAALAEGLAEEGTQALYRVFQRLNSPPGESRPR, translated from the coding sequence ATGAACCACATGAAAGAGATTGGCTGGATCGGTACGGGAATCATGGGGGCCAGCATGGCCCGCCGGCTCTTGCAGACGGGGCATCGCCTGATGGTGTATAGCCGAACCCGTGCCAAGGCCGGGGAACTCCTCCGGGAGGGCGCGGTGTGGTGTGATTCGCCTCGGGAGGTGGCTCGCCGGAGCGAATGCGTCTTCTCCATTGTGGGGTATCCCTCGGACGTGGAAGAGGTGGTCCTGGGAGAGGAGGGGACTCTGGCTGGTGCCCGGGACCGGATCGATGCGGGTGAGGAGGCTCCTGTTCTGGTTGATATGACCACCTCCCGGCCCACGCTGGCCAGGGAGATCGCCGAACTGGCAACCCGTCAGGGGATCGCCGCCCTGGATGCTCCCGTTTCCGGCGGAGATGTGGGGGCCCGGGAGGGAACCCTGGCGATCATGGTGGGAGGGGAGCGGGCCGCCTTCGATCGTGTTTCGCCCTTGTTTGCCGTTCTGGGGAAAAATATCCGCTGGATGGGGCCTGCCGGAGCGGGCCAGCATACCAAGGCGATCAACCAGACCTTGATCGCCTCCACCATGATCGGGACGGTGGAAGGGCTGCTCTACGCCGAACGGGCCGGTCTTGACCTGAAAGAGGTGATCGGTGTGGTCGGGAGCGGGGCGGCGGCGAGCTGGTCCGTGAATAATCTGGGTATGCGGATTGCTTCGGGCGATATGGCCCCGGGCTTTATGATTCGCCATTTCGTGAAGGATCTGGGGATTGCCCTGGAAGAGGCCCGGCGCCTGGGAATTGCGCTGCCGGGGCTGGCTCTGGCAAACCAGTTTTACCAGGCCGCCCTGGCTGAAGGGCTTGCAGAAGAGGGAACGCAGGCGCTCTACCGGGTTTTTCAGCGGTTGAACAGCCCTCCCGGTGAATCCCGGCCCCGGTAA
- a CDS encoding M23 family metallopeptidase, which produces MKRSASVIPGAPHLFTLVLSLGTLFLGTASLPVTAQTSGATAHLEVYAVQNDDNSFDLFARNDHSIPIYISVDFDQLVNLAPETNLPWRGAIPPGDTRPLFSLTPTAQRGRIGYSLRYQAALGDPATASHHDDHLYLFPFEHGTKRRLSQGFGGSFSHFGENRYAVDFDMPEGTPVYAARGGLVVHVKQDGRAGGPSPAYADHGNVIVIAHDDGSFGNYVHLRFRGSRVQPGDTVSAGDHIGYSGNTGISSGPHLHFDVRLPQRDGTMQSVPFLFRGLQGEAISPEEGHFYYASHPGGEDFPVVFGEDLRNQDFADHLEEVPVTHSVSFRTEEYDLTHAIYLQNGFPEAIRATVGFNLVHMRAEATLPLEIEVPPASEVFLTLLRADPGRDRWQYAPTVRFQRLR; this is translated from the coding sequence ATGAAACGATCAGCTTCCGTTATCCCTGGTGCTCCGCATCTGTTTACCCTGGTTCTGTCCCTGGGAACGCTCTTTCTGGGAACGGCGTCTCTCCCCGTAACGGCTCAGACCTCGGGAGCCACGGCGCACCTCGAGGTCTACGCCGTTCAGAACGACGATAACAGCTTTGACCTCTTTGCCCGGAACGACCACTCCATCCCGATCTACATTAGCGTTGATTTTGATCAGCTCGTCAACCTTGCGCCAGAGACCAACCTGCCCTGGCGGGGCGCTATCCCCCCGGGAGATACACGACCGCTCTTCTCGCTCACTCCGACCGCCCAGCGGGGCCGCATCGGCTACAGTTTGCGATACCAGGCCGCTCTGGGAGACCCGGCCACAGCCAGCCACCACGATGATCACCTCTACCTTTTTCCCTTCGAGCACGGGACAAAGCGACGTCTCAGCCAGGGCTTTGGCGGGTCTTTCTCCCATTTTGGCGAGAACCGCTACGCCGTGGATTTCGATATGCCCGAGGGCACCCCCGTCTACGCCGCCCGAGGGGGACTGGTCGTCCACGTCAAGCAGGACGGCCGGGCCGGCGGCCCCTCTCCGGCCTACGCCGATCACGGCAACGTGATCGTTATTGCCCACGACGATGGCAGTTTTGGAAATTACGTGCATTTGCGGTTTCGAGGGTCCCGGGTACAACCGGGAGACACCGTTTCAGCAGGGGATCATATCGGCTACAGCGGAAACACGGGAATCTCCAGCGGCCCGCACCTCCATTTTGACGTGCGCCTGCCCCAGAGGGACGGGACGATGCAGTCTGTTCCCTTTCTGTTTCGCGGCCTCCAGGGAGAAGCCATCTCCCCCGAAGAGGGGCACTTCTACTACGCCAGCCACCCCGGCGGGGAGGATTTTCCCGTGGTCTTTGGCGAGGATCTCCGCAACCAGGACTTTGCCGATCACCTGGAGGAGGTGCCGGTCACCCACAGCGTCTCCTTCAGGACCGAGGAATACGACCTGACTCACGCGATCTACCTGCAAAACGGCTTTCCCGAAGCAATCCGCGCTACTGTGGGGTTCAACCTGGTCCACATGCGGGCCGAGGCAACCCTGCCCCTGGAAATCGAGGTCCCTCCGGCGAGCGAGGTCTTTCTCACCCTCCTGCGGGCAGACCCCGGGAGGGACCGCTGGCAGTACGCTCCCACCGTCCGGTTTCAGCGGCTGCGCTAG
- the thyX gene encoding FAD-dependent thymidylate synthase — protein MAHEIVPAAEEILDQAFPVLDHGFVRLVDYCGGDQRIVQAARVSYGAGTKSYREDRGLIHYLYRNLHTSPFEQVLLTFHAKMPIFVARQWVRHRTARLNEISGRYSVMKDEFYRPRGDVIAPQAQDNKQGRSAQGFSEDQQHEIEEALAREQGRSYQAYEELLSKDVARELARINLPLSTYTEWYWQIDLHNLFHFLALRLDSHAQYEIRAYAEVLIDLVRRVCPLATEAFEEHRLGGIRFSRSEFAALQALLEEAAITPGQLQKTAKGAGLADRDVERFVEKVQRGTMR, from the coding sequence ATGGCACACGAAATAGTTCCTGCGGCGGAGGAAATCCTGGACCAGGCCTTTCCCGTTCTCGATCACGGCTTTGTCCGGCTGGTAGACTATTGCGGGGGAGATCAGCGGATCGTCCAGGCGGCCCGGGTTTCCTACGGAGCTGGTACAAAATCCTACCGGGAAGACCGGGGGCTCATCCATTATTTATATCGGAACCTTCATACCTCGCCCTTCGAGCAGGTCTTGCTTACCTTTCATGCCAAAATGCCCATCTTTGTGGCGCGCCAGTGGGTCCGTCACCGCACGGCGCGGCTCAACGAGATCAGCGGTCGCTACAGCGTGATGAAGGATGAGTTCTACCGTCCCCGGGGAGATGTGATCGCGCCCCAGGCTCAGGATAATAAACAGGGCCGCTCTGCTCAGGGTTTTTCGGAGGATCAGCAGCACGAGATTGAGGAAGCCCTTGCCCGGGAGCAGGGTCGCTCCTACCAGGCCTATGAGGAGCTGCTCTCGAAGGATGTGGCCCGCGAACTGGCGCGGATAAACCTGCCCCTCAGCACCTACACCGAATGGTACTGGCAGATCGATCTGCATAACCTCTTTCATTTTCTGGCCCTCCGTCTGGACAGCCACGCCCAGTACGAAATCAGGGCCTACGCCGAGGTCCTGATTGATCTCGTTCGTCGGGTCTGTCCCCTGGCGACGGAAGCTTTCGAGGAGCACCGCCTGGGAGGGATCCGGTTCTCCAGAAGCGAGTTCGCTGCGCTCCAGGCGCTGCTTGAAGAAGCGGCGATCACTCCCGGACAGCTTCAGAAGACCGCCAAAGGGGCTGGCCTGGCCGATCGCGATGTGGAGCGGTTTGTGGAGAAGGTCCAGAGGGGAACCATGCGGTAG
- a CDS encoding chemotaxis protein CheW: MSDDVHRDERNEYLTFTLADEQYAVGVYDVKEVLEYTTVTRVPRTQDFMRGVINLRGSVVPVIDLRLKFGMEATERTIDTSIVVLEVELGGSVVTVGALADSVQEVISLEPENIEPPPRIGTRINTDFIRGIGKQDEKFIIILDINRVFSEEELAAVAEEAEAR, translated from the coding sequence ATGAGTGATGACGTTCACAGGGACGAACGGAATGAGTATTTGACTTTTACCCTGGCCGATGAGCAGTACGCCGTGGGGGTCTACGACGTAAAGGAGGTTTTGGAATACACCACGGTTACCCGGGTTCCCCGGACACAGGATTTCATGCGGGGTGTGATCAACCTGCGGGGGAGTGTTGTTCCCGTGATTGACCTGCGGCTCAAGTTCGGCATGGAGGCCACGGAACGAACAATCGATACCAGCATTGTGGTTCTTGAGGTGGAGCTGGGCGGGTCTGTTGTGACCGTAGGAGCCCTGGCCGATAGCGTCCAGGAGGTTATCAGCCTCGAGCCGGAAAACATCGAGCCTCCGCCGCGAATTGGAACCCGGATCAACACCGATTTTATCCGGGGCATCGGCAAGCAGGATGAGAAGTTCATTATTATCCTTGATATCAACCGGGTTTTTTCGGAGGAAGAGCTTGCTGCGGTAGCCGAAGAAGCGGAGGCCCGTTAG
- a CDS encoding glycoside hydrolase family 31 protein, producing MQQRQDYWFRPAAPHTDLAWQQSADGWLRLAVTLDGTTRSGRSSALDPDTAPARDWYDVTSVPPGGSGPEFFSDRIHRLNDMATQGVAANDNPHEDTRGLEAVPVEGLRYGLPPGFPATMGVSRSRDGILLDIPLSTPRGEDLHVMGLGEKTGSLDKRGRTWVMWNCDEPVHSPEKSALYQAHPVVYLWTPGGTVTLFIDTMATVWFDVGEAEPGRLLIEIYDNRFDCYLRTDESLPEAVESYSALTGRIPLPPEWALGFQQCRYSYFPEERVLEVAQRFREEKVPCDVLYLDIHYMDGYRVFTWDHRRFPEPDRMVQGLRDQGFRVVTIVDPGVKTDVDYPVFASGLEKKAFLTRPGGELYVGKVWPGDAAFPDFSRPATREWWARWHKTLFDAGVAGIWNDMNEPADFTGDEMLRVNFTVPDDLVAYNEGEPVSFGRVHNEYANGMNRATRDAFLQYRPEERGFVLTRSGGTGVQRYAAIWTGDNHSWWEHLAMMVPMFLNVGLSGAPFVGGDAGGFQLNADAELYRRWIAAAAFTPFFRAHSALDTRDHEPWSFGPEALETARRFIGIRYRIMPYLYTLFEEASRRGTPVMRPLLWEFPQDPRVASRADSFLLGEALLVAPVREPGVQERSVYLPAGVWYDFWSGERIDVPRQPDGSGTVVVGHAPLDRIPLYLRGGYILPHEGLRQHTGEAGDGVLRLLIAPDAEGRAQGTFYGDAGEGFGYCSGRFWRGTFSWDGTDLRAISGEGESGEDLRWTSLVTAVCSGASGELNPEESSLLDLSHRESPLPLPWN from the coding sequence ATGCAGCAGCGACAGGATTACTGGTTTAGACCCGCCGCGCCCCATACCGATCTGGCGTGGCAGCAGTCGGCTGACGGGTGGTTGCGCCTGGCGGTTACTCTTGATGGGACGACCCGGAGCGGTCGGAGCTCTGCCCTGGACCCCGATACCGCACCGGCCCGGGATTGGTACGATGTCACGTCGGTGCCGCCCGGGGGGAGCGGGCCGGAGTTCTTCTCTGACCGTATTCATCGCCTGAACGATATGGCCACCCAGGGAGTTGCAGCCAACGACAATCCCCACGAAGACACGCGGGGTCTTGAGGCAGTTCCTGTGGAAGGCCTCCGCTACGGCTTGCCCCCGGGGTTTCCTGCCACGATGGGTGTCTCCCGGTCTCGCGACGGAATTCTTCTGGACATCCCCCTCTCGACACCCCGGGGCGAGGACCTTCACGTTATGGGGCTGGGCGAGAAAACCGGCAGTCTGGACAAACGGGGACGAACCTGGGTGATGTGGAACTGCGACGAGCCCGTCCACAGCCCGGAAAAGAGCGCCCTCTACCAGGCCCATCCTGTGGTGTATCTCTGGACTCCCGGTGGTACGGTTACGCTCTTTATCGACACCATGGCTACGGTCTGGTTCGATGTGGGAGAGGCCGAACCCGGCCGCCTTCTGATCGAGATCTATGACAACCGTTTTGATTGCTACCTCCGCACCGATGAGTCCCTGCCCGAAGCGGTAGAAAGCTACAGCGCACTCACGGGAAGAATACCCCTGCCGCCCGAATGGGCTTTGGGGTTTCAGCAGTGCCGCTACAGCTATTTCCCCGAAGAGCGGGTCCTGGAAGTGGCGCAGAGATTTCGGGAAGAAAAGGTTCCCTGCGACGTCCTCTATCTGGATATTCATTATATGGACGGCTACCGCGTCTTTACCTGGGATCACCGGCGCTTTCCCGAACCCGATCGGATGGTACAGGGCCTTCGGGACCAGGGGTTCCGGGTTGTCACCATCGTTGATCCCGGGGTCAAGACCGATGTGGACTACCCCGTCTTTGCCTCGGGACTGGAAAAGAAAGCCTTCCTGACCCGTCCCGGGGGCGAGCTTTATGTGGGTAAGGTCTGGCCCGGCGACGCAGCGTTCCCCGATTTTTCCCGCCCCGCCACGCGGGAATGGTGGGCACGGTGGCACAAGACCCTCTTTGACGCAGGAGTGGCCGGAATCTGGAACGATATGAACGAGCCTGCCGATTTCACCGGCGACGAGATGCTCCGGGTGAACTTCACCGTTCCCGATGACCTGGTGGCGTATAACGAGGGAGAGCCGGTGAGCTTTGGCCGGGTTCACAACGAATACGCCAACGGCATGAACCGGGCAACCCGCGATGCCTTTCTGCAGTACCGGCCGGAGGAACGGGGCTTTGTCCTGACCCGGTCCGGGGGAACAGGGGTGCAGCGCTACGCCGCGATCTGGACAGGGGACAACCATAGCTGGTGGGAGCACCTGGCCATGATGGTCCCCATGTTCCTCAACGTGGGGCTCAGCGGGGCTCCCTTCGTGGGGGGCGACGCCGGAGGGTTCCAGTTGAACGCCGATGCCGAACTGTATCGGCGATGGATCGCGGCAGCAGCCTTTACGCCCTTCTTCCGGGCTCATTCAGCCCTGGATACCCGGGATCATGAACCCTGGAGTTTTGGCCCCGAGGCGCTGGAGACTGCCCGGCGATTTATCGGGATCCGCTACCGGATCATGCCGTACCTGTATACCCTTTTTGAGGAAGCCTCCCGGCGGGGAACGCCTGTGATGCGGCCCCTGCTCTGGGAGTTCCCCCAGGATCCCCGGGTTGCCTCCCGGGCAGACAGCTTCCTCCTGGGAGAGGCGCTTCTGGTGGCTCCCGTGCGCGAGCCCGGTGTGCAGGAACGGAGCGTCTATCTGCCCGCCGGGGTCTGGTACGATTTCTGGAGCGGTGAACGGATCGATGTTCCCCGCCAGCCCGATGGAAGCGGCACTGTGGTGGTGGGACACGCTCCCCTGGACCGGATTCCGCTCTACTTGCGGGGGGGCTACATCCTTCCCCACGAGGGGCTCCGGCAGCATACCGGCGAGGCCGGTGACGGGGTCTTGCGGCTTTTGATCGCTCCTGATGCCGAGGGGCGCGCACAGGGAACCTTCTACGGTGACGCCGGGGAAGGGTTTGGCTATTGCTCGGGCCGTTTCTGGCGAGGTACGTTCTCCTGGGACGGGACCGACCTTCGGGCGATTTCCGGGGAGGGAGAGAGCGGAGAGGATCTGCGCTGGACCAGTCTGGTCACGGCAGTATGCTCGGGGGCTTCGGGAGAGCTGAATCCGGAAGAGTCTTCTCTTCTGGATCTGTCCCATCGGGAATCTCCGCTTCCCTTGCCCTGGAACTGA
- a CDS encoding NYN domain-containing protein, producing the protein MTDNQMRLAVLIDADNSQPAIMEGLLEEVANYGIASIKRIYGDWSSDSMRGWKEILLDYSVQPVQQYPYTKGKNATDMKMIIDAMDILYSEKMDGFCLVSSDSDFTPLAQRVRQQGLTVFGFGEQKTPKAFVRACDRFIYNDVLRRQQAPDTKDTAATTGTRRLGAKELKQDTKLVTMVRNGIEDAADDTGWASLGVVGQKVANSNPDFDPRNYGYKKLGELIRAMQLFEVDERPMENSPAHNIYIRDKKRKG; encoded by the coding sequence ATGACCGATAACCAAATGCGGCTGGCGGTGTTGATCGATGCGGACAACTCCCAGCCGGCAATCATGGAAGGCCTCCTGGAGGAGGTGGCAAACTACGGGATTGCCAGTATCAAGCGAATCTATGGAGACTGGTCCAGCGATTCCATGCGGGGCTGGAAGGAAATCCTTCTGGACTATTCTGTCCAGCCCGTCCAGCAATATCCCTATACCAAGGGAAAGAACGCCACCGATATGAAGATGATAATCGACGCCATGGATATTCTCTATTCCGAGAAAATGGACGGCTTCTGCCTGGTCTCGAGCGATAGCGATTTCACGCCCCTGGCACAGCGGGTGCGGCAGCAGGGGCTCACGGTGTTTGGCTTCGGCGAGCAGAAAACGCCCAAGGCCTTTGTTCGTGCCTGTGACCGGTTTATCTACAACGACGTGCTTCGGCGGCAACAAGCTCCCGACACCAAAGATACTGCTGCAACAACCGGTACTCGTCGGCTCGGTGCCAAGGAACTCAAGCAGGATACCAAGCTGGTAACGATGGTCCGCAACGGGATTGAGGATGCCGCCGACGATACTGGTTGGGCTTCTCTTGGCGTGGTGGGACAGAAAGTTGCCAACAGCAACCCCGATTTCGACCCCCGCAATTACGGTTACAAGAAGCTGGGCGAGCTGATCCGGGCAATGCAACTTTTTGAGGTGGACGAGCGGCCCATGGAAAACAGTCCGGCCCACAATATCTATATCCGTGACAAAAAACGGAAGGGCTAG
- a CDS encoding NusG domain II-containing protein: MTKNGRARGFPPRAFRWFRLLRLLRPGDFLIFAVAAAVVAGFLVFATDRGGAPATVEIRSFQGDLVYPLSQDREILVPGPLGETLVEIKDEQVRFVSSPCRDKICVYASFLSRRGQWAACLPNGVFVTITGEDAAGDGPAVDASTF, translated from the coding sequence GTGACAAAAAACGGAAGGGCTAGAGGATTTCCGCCGAGGGCCTTCCGCTGGTTCCGGCTGCTGCGGTTGCTCCGGCCCGGGGATTTTCTGATTTTTGCCGTGGCGGCCGCCGTGGTGGCGGGCTTTCTGGTTTTTGCCACCGACCGGGGAGGTGCGCCGGCCACGGTGGAGATCCGCAGCTTCCAGGGCGATCTGGTCTATCCTCTCTCGCAGGATCGGGAGATTCTGGTCCCCGGCCCCTTGGGTGAGACCCTGGTGGAAATCAAGGACGAACAGGTCCGGTTTGTTTCCTCGCCTTGCCGGGACAAGATCTGCGTCTACGCCTCGTTCCTCTCCCGGCGGGGACAGTGGGCGGCGTGTTTGCCCAACGGGGTTTTTGTGACGATTACTGGAGAGGATGCCGCCGGTGATGGTCCTGCTGTGGACGCCAGCACGTTTTAA
- a CDS encoding histidine kinase dimerization/phosphoacceptor domain -containing protein: MTNLLFASTDPAELEFLRRCMPGNHFRWNLYIPENPGEASPLVTSGTIHVAVTDMAYNKGALLEELSLWNYPTVILAEKTDLEKLSNTPLGITTDILFRGGESREYLQALPFLVRKVLNAQESLERHNSALRNTERRFYDLVQALPDIVYSLDNQGRITFINNSITVTGWKPEELLGKHFSVLLDPAEVQRVSRDHVLPALAGTTTGAEAAPKLFDERRTGDRRTQNLEIRLPHRNGVTKEPLYGTVTAYGEINAAGFLSPEELPHHPGTVGIIRDVTHRVETDQLLRQGLEEKEALLSEIHHRVKNNLQVISSLLNLQAGAISSPQALCRFTDVQNQIQSMSLIHEYLYQSDHFDQIDISIYARRLADHLLSTYCTGETHPRILLELDSLTISLTQAVPAALLLNEVISNCLRWSCSDRNQGTITVRVELKKHQRIALTLTTRDITIPRGKTIAARDDLGRDLVNGLIEQLGGELPREKGAPEVFEMVFPRRHETAHPGSED, translated from the coding sequence ATGACCAACCTGCTCTTTGCCTCCACCGACCCGGCGGAGTTGGAGTTTCTCCGCCGGTGCATGCCGGGAAACCACTTCCGGTGGAATCTCTATATCCCGGAAAACCCCGGGGAGGCCTCCCCCCTGGTCACTTCAGGGACGATTCACGTGGCTGTGACGGACATGGCCTACAACAAGGGCGCACTCCTGGAGGAGCTCTCTCTCTGGAACTACCCCACGGTGATCCTGGCCGAAAAAACTGACCTGGAGAAGCTCTCGAACACACCCCTGGGAATCACCACGGATATCCTCTTCCGTGGCGGCGAGTCCCGGGAATACCTCCAGGCGCTCCCTTTCCTGGTGCGGAAGGTCCTCAACGCCCAGGAATCGCTGGAGCGCCATAACTCGGCCCTGCGCAACACCGAACGCCGCTTCTACGATCTGGTTCAGGCTCTACCGGATATCGTCTATTCCCTGGACAACCAGGGTCGCATCACCTTCATCAACAACTCCATCACCGTCACGGGGTGGAAACCGGAAGAGCTTTTGGGAAAACACTTTTCCGTTCTTCTTGATCCCGCAGAAGTGCAACGAGTCAGCCGGGACCACGTGTTACCCGCTCTGGCAGGAACGACCACGGGAGCCGAGGCTGCCCCGAAGCTCTTTGATGAGCGCCGCACGGGAGACCGGCGCACGCAGAACCTCGAAATCCGTCTGCCCCACCGCAACGGAGTCACCAAAGAACCTCTCTACGGCACCGTCACGGCCTACGGAGAAATTAACGCTGCGGGATTTCTCTCTCCCGAGGAACTCCCTCACCATCCCGGCACGGTGGGGATCATCCGGGATGTAACCCACCGGGTAGAGACAGACCAGCTCCTGCGACAGGGCCTGGAGGAGAAGGAAGCCCTCCTCTCGGAGATACACCACCGGGTAAAAAACAACCTGCAAGTCATCTCGAGTCTCCTTAATCTTCAGGCGGGAGCGATCTCGAGCCCCCAGGCGCTCTGCCGCTTCACCGACGTCCAGAACCAGATCCAGTCCATGTCGCTCATCCACGAGTATCTCTACCAGAGCGATCACTTTGATCAGATCGATATCAGCATCTATGCCCGCCGCCTGGCAGACCATCTCCTGAGCACCTATTGCACCGGCGAGACGCACCCCAGAATTCTGCTGGAACTTGATTCCCTGACCATCTCTCTCACCCAGGCGGTCCCGGCGGCGCTGCTCCTGAACGAAGTCATTTCCAACTGCCTTCGCTGGTCCTGTTCGGACCGGAATCAGGGCACCATCACGGTTCGGGTCGAACTCAAAAAACATCAGAGAATCGCCCTGACCCTGACCACCCGGGACATCACGATCCCCCGGGGAAAAACAATCGCAGCCCGGGACGACCTGGGACGGGACCTCGTCAACGGCCTGATCGAGCAACTGGGAGGAGAACTCCCCCGGGAAAAGGGCGCTCCCGAGGTGTTTGAAATGGTCTTTCCCCGGCGCCACGAAACGGCACACCCCGGATCGGAGGACTAA